A window of the Eulemur rufifrons isolate Redbay chromosome 6, OSU_ERuf_1, whole genome shotgun sequence genome harbors these coding sequences:
- the TAGLN gene encoding transgelin: MANKGPSYGMSREVQSKIEKKYDEELEERLVEWIVVQCGPDVGRPDRGRLGFQVWLKNGVILSKLVNSLYPEGSKPVKVPENPPSMVFKQMEQVAQFLKAAEDYGVTKTDMFQTVDLFEGKDMAAVQRTLMALGSLAVTKNDGHYRGDPNWFMKKAQEHKREFTESQLQEGKHVIGLQMGSNRGASQAGMTGYGRPRQIIS, encoded by the exons ATGGCCAACAAGGGTCCTTCCTACGGCATGAGCCGTGAGGTGCAATCCAAAATTGAGAAGAAGTACGACGAGGAGCTGGAGGAACGGCTGGTGGAGTGGATCGTAGTGCAGTGTGGCCCTGACGTGGGTCGCCCGGACCGTGGGCGCCTGGGCTTCCAGGTCTGGCTGAAGAACGGCGTG ATTCTGAGCAAGCTCGTGAACAGCCTGTATCCCGAGGGCTCCAAGCCCGTGAAGGTGCCCGAGAACCCACCCTCCATGGTCTTCAAGCAGATGGAGCAGGTGGCTCAGTTCCTGAAGGCAGCTGAGGACTATGGGGTCACCAAGACTGACATGTTCCAGACTGTGGATCTCTTTGAAG GCAAAGACATGGCAGCAGTGCAGAGGACCCTGATGGCTTTGGGCAGCTTGGCAGTGACCAAGAATGACGGGCACTACCGTGGAGATCCCAACTGGTTTATGAA GAAAGCGCAGGAACATAAGAGGGAATTCACAGAGAGCCAACTGCAGGAGGGAAAGCATGTCATTGGCCTTCAGATGGGCAGCAACAGAGGGGCCTCCCAGGCTGGCATGACAGGCTACGGACGACCTCGGCAGATCATCAGTTAG